The DNA region ACGCTGGCCGGCCTGACGAAGACCCCCGTGCACGTCGCGCACCTCAGCACGGCGGGCTCGCTGCGCGCGGTGAGGGCCGGCAAGGCGCGCGGCATCGCGGTGACCTGCGAGGTGACGCCGCACCACTTCGTGATGACCGACGAGGCGCTGCGCGGCTACGACACCAACACGAAGATGAACCCGCCGCTGCGGCCGCAGGCCGACGTCGACGCGCTCGTCGAAGGACTGGCCGACGGCAGCGTCGACGTGATCGCCACCGACCATGCCCCGCACCATGCCGACGAGAAGGCGCTGTCGTACGACCAGGCGCCGTTCGGCATCACGGGCCTCGAGACGGCGGTGCCGCTCACCTTCGATCGTCTCGTGCACACGGGGCGGATCGACCTCGCGCGCATGGTGGAACTGCTGTCGGTCAACCCGGCGCGCATCCTGAAGGTGCCGGGCGGATCGCTCACCGAGGGGGCGCCGGCCGACATCACGGTGCTCGCGCCCGACCTGGCGGTCACCATCAGGGCGGCCTCGCAGAAGTCGCTCTCGAAGAACATGCCCTTCGAGGGCTGGACCCTGAAGGGGGGCGTGGCCGCGACCATCGTCGGCGGCCGCCTCGTCTATCGCAACCCGGCCGTCGACGGCCTCGAGGGCTGGCCGACGGCGCCGGTCCAGTAACGGAGTCCTTCCCTCCCATGACCCATCGGATCGACGACGTCCGCAGGCGCGCGCAGCGCATCCTCCAGGACGCCAACGTGCTGCTCGAGGGCCACTTCGACTTCGGCAACGGCTACCACGGGCGCACGTACCTGAACCCGCACATGCTGTTCTGCCACCCGGCGACCATCTGGCAGCTGGCGCAGGACCTGCTCGACGTGCTGCCGTACGAGATCGCCACCAACGTGCAGGCCGTGGTCGGGCCGTCGACCGGCGGTGCGCTGCTGGCGCACACCATCGCCGGCCTGCTCGACGGCCGGCGTGACCTCGCGCACCCGCCCACCGTGTTCGCCCCGGTGCAGCACGATGCCGAGGAGGGGCTGCGCCTCCGCTCCACCTACCGTCGCGTGCTCGCCGGCAAGAAGGTGCTGCTGGTCGACGACGTGCGCAACACCGGGAAGACGTTGGCGCACTGCGCCGAACTGGTGCGCAAGGCCGGCGGCGAGGTGATCGCC from Luteitalea sp. TBR-22 includes:
- a CDS encoding dihydroorotase gives rise to the protein MTYILRNGRVVDPANGRDAVLDVEVRDGVIARIGANLEAPAGATVLDVPAGCIVTPGLIDMHVHLREPGQEHKETVASGVAAAVAGGFTAVACMPNTSPVNDSAAVTRYIVDKAAAAGLARVYPIGAASVGSKGEQMAEIGELKAAGCVAVSDDGHPIRTALLMRRVLEYAGMLDVLVIDHCEDPTLKGDGVVHEGAVASELGLRGIPGEAEELWIERDITLAGLTKTPVHVAHLSTAGSLRAVRAGKARGIAVTCEVTPHHFVMTDEALRGYDTNTKMNPPLRPQADVDALVEGLADGSVDVIATDHAPHHADEKALSYDQAPFGITGLETAVPLTFDRLVHTGRIDLARMVELLSVNPARILKVPGGSLTEGAPADITVLAPDLAVTIRAASQKSLSKNMPFEGWTLKGGVAATIVGGRLVYRNPAVDGLEGWPTAPVQ
- a CDS encoding orotate phosphoribosyltransferase; the encoded protein is MTHRIDDVRRRAQRILQDANVLLEGHFDFGNGYHGRTYLNPHMLFCHPATIWQLAQDLLDVLPYEIATNVQAVVGPSTGGALLAHTIAGLLDGRRDLAHPPTVFAPVQHDAEEGLRLRSTYRRVLAGKKVLLVDDVRNTGKTLAHCAELVRKAGGEVIATAQIYDRMASVVSLDVPNVALLEYDARDINTSTTCPLCAAGVPLTSF